From the genome of Aerococcus urinaehominis:
CTTGGTTACGGTATAGAGGCCGTCTAGGGTTAGGGACAAGGAAGAGGTCATGGGTAGAAACAAGCTTTCATCGCGTTTGCCCCAATACTTAATTAGGGCGATATTGGTATGGGCCTTACAGATGGCCGTATGGGCAGTCATAAGGACAAGCCTCCTTCTAGAAAATTAAGCGGAAAAGGGGGTCAGCCAGCTGGCGACCGCTAGTTCTTGGTCTAAGAGGGCCTGGCTAACTTGTTGGGCCTGGGCCTCAGTTTGGCACAGGGCAATAAAGCAGCCACCCCGGCCGCCCCCGGTTAATTTGGCCCCACCCGCACCAGCCTGGCGGGCCAGTTGGATGCCATAGTCTAATTCTTGGCTGGATACTTGCAGGGCTTGCAGGTTGGCCTGGGCCTGGTTCATCAGGTCACACAGGTCCTGGTAGCGGCCAGTCGCCCCTTGGTCCAAACAGTCAATAAAGGCTTGGCTGGCCTGGGCTAGCCCCTGGATCAAGTCCTGGCTAGCCCGTTTCCGGTTGGGGTGGCGGGACTGGAGGCTTTTAGCGATGCCTGCCACCGCCTGCTTGGTGTTGCCGGGAATGCCGGTATCAGCCACCACCAACCAGTAGGGACTCTCAAAATGGAGGTCAGTCACCGGCTGGCCCTTGCGGTAAATCAGGGGTAGGTTATAGGCAGCCAAGCGGGCGTCCAAGCCGGAGGCCTGACCATGGGCGATGGCTTCGGCATAGTCGGCATAGGCGATCAGGTCCGCTAAGGATAAAGGCTGGTCAATAAAGGCATAAAAGGCCTTGATAACTGCTACCGCCACGGCCGCTGACGACCCCATACCGCGTTCAGCCGGAATCGATGAAGAGATGGTCAGGCAGATATGCCGGTTGGCCATGCCCAGGTCCTGGCGGATTTTGTTGACCAGGGCGCTGATATTATTCAGGTGGGGTGGGGTCACTTGCAGGGGGCCTTCATAGAGGGCTGAGCGGATGACCGACCGGCTGGGCATGGGGGTGATTTCAGCTGTCATCTCCACCGCCTGGAAGGGC
Proteins encoded in this window:
- the mvk gene encoding mevalonate kinase translates to MTKQARGIGSAHGKIILMGEHSVVYGHPALALPFQAVEMTAEITPMPSRSVIRSALYEGPLQVTPPHLNNISALVNKIRQDLGMANRHICLTISSSIPAERGMGSSAAVAVAVIKAFYAFIDQPLSLADLIAYADYAEAIAHGQASGLDARLAAYNLPLIYRKGQPVTDLHFESPYWLVVADTGIPGNTKQAVAGIAKSLQSRHPNRKRASQDLIQGLAQASQAFIDCLDQGATGRYQDLCDLMNQAQANLQALQVSSQELDYGIQLARQAGAGGAKLTGGGRGGCFIALCQTEAQAQQVSQALLDQELAVASWLTPFSA